In Granulicella sp. L56, the following are encoded in one genomic region:
- a CDS encoding redoxin domain-containing protein, protein MAIVAAHLGLTGCANAQSNKWAVRLSSEGSMPSLAGATEWLNSAPLTPANLRGKVVLVSFWTFSCINSLRQLPYLRAWAAKYKNQGLVVVGVQAPEFEFEKNLDDVRWATKSMKLDYPIAIDNDHAIWRGFNNDAWPALYFVDATGRIRHHQLGEGNYDRAELVIQQLLAENGNSIVAGGFASVDARGTEAPADWNSLRSPETYVGYERAESFASPGGAATNKSHNYAAPAHLKLNQWALSGDWTMHGQGAVLNKINGGISYRFHARDLHLVMGPARREAWVRFRVLIDRQPPLAAHGGDVDPQGNGTIVEQRLYQLIRQPEPIADRQLDIEFLDAGTEVFVFTFG, encoded by the coding sequence ATGGCGATTGTTGCCGCCCACCTCGGCCTGACCGGTTGCGCCAATGCGCAATCGAACAAGTGGGCGGTCCGACTAAGTTCGGAAGGTTCGATGCCCTCTCTCGCTGGCGCGACAGAGTGGTTGAACTCGGCGCCACTGACCCCAGCAAACCTGCGCGGGAAGGTCGTTCTCGTTAGCTTCTGGACCTTCTCGTGCATCAACTCGCTACGTCAACTTCCTTATCTCAGGGCATGGGCGGCGAAGTATAAGAACCAGGGATTAGTAGTCGTTGGTGTACAGGCACCGGAGTTCGAATTTGAAAAGAACCTCGATGATGTCCGCTGGGCCACAAAGAGCATGAAGCTCGACTATCCGATCGCAATCGATAACGATCATGCGATATGGCGCGGCTTCAATAACGATGCGTGGCCAGCGCTTTACTTCGTCGATGCAACCGGACGCATTCGCCATCATCAGCTCGGTGAAGGCAACTATGATCGGGCCGAACTGGTCATTCAACAATTGCTCGCTGAAAACGGGAATTCGATTGTCGCTGGCGGCTTTGCTTCGGTCGACGCGCGTGGCACGGAAGCTCCTGCCGATTGGAACAGCTTGCGATCTCCGGAAACCTATGTTGGCTACGAGCGAGCAGAGAGCTTTGCATCACCCGGCGGGGCGGCGACAAATAAGAGCCACAACTATGCTGCCCCGGCGCACTTGAAACTCAATCAATGGGCCCTCTCGGGTGATTGGACAATGCATGGACAGGGTGCTGTCCTCAACAAGATCAATGGTGGCATCTCCTATCGGTTCCATGCTCGTGATCTTCACCTGGTCATGGGACCGGCGCGCCGAGAAGCATGGGTGCGATTCCGCGTGCTCATCGATCGACAGCCGCCGCTCGCTGCTCACGGAGGCGATGTTGATCCTCAGGGTAACGGCACAATCGTTGAACAGCGACTCTATCAACTCATTCGACAACCCGAGCCTATCGCTGACCGGCAGTTGGATATCGAATTTCTCGACGCCGGCACCGAAGTATTTGTGTTCACGTTCGGTTGA